A single genomic interval of Oryza sativa Japonica Group chromosome 7, ASM3414082v1 harbors:
- the LOC9269267 gene encoding pentatricopeptide repeat-containing protein At1g11290, chloroplastic, producing the protein MRDFLRHADARTPRAFVQLLAAQPPRPSAAAADQCHAAATKLGFLASNLFATTALLAFYCRSRRLPEAQHLFDQMPARTAVTWNTLIHGHARSAAPGLAVAAFARMARAGVSPTASSVSSVLVACVRLEDAAAGATLHSVGLMHGFCASVVVGTALVDMYAKCHHLGAAQQVFREMEEKNVATFTALVAGFVLSRRPHDAMLLVREMERSGVAPNLMTYSSLLSSFASPEDIDHGKQVHCAVLKKGLEHDQFVLSALVTMYSKCGILENFVKVQMSVSCQDQVSFNSVISGLSCLGRGKEAFQHFLEMRRHGTDMDVFTFASVLKAIGSSSSLLEGRQVHTLILKIGYDSVVDVQNSLISMYARHGAIGESNGVFISMEAPNLVSWNSLMSGCAQHGHGKEVVEMFEQMRRLHVQPDHITFLSVLTACSHVGLVDKGLEYFNLMKDKGYLVGARTEHYACMVDLLGRAGYLNEAEYLINGMPIKPGASVYRALLSACQIHGNLEIVIRVSKRLIELNPHDSSVHVQLSNAFAGDGRWGNAAEIREAMSGKGIVKEPSWSRIEDQMQHS; encoded by the coding sequence ATGCGCGACTTCCTCCGCCACGCCGACGCGCGAACCCCGCGGGCCTTCGTCCAGCTCCTCGCCGCCCAGCCGCcgcgcccctccgccgccgccgccgaccagtgCCACGCGGCCGCAACCAAGCTCGGCTTCCTCGCCTCCAACCTCttcgccaccaccgcgctccTCGCCTTCTACTGCcgatcccgccgcctccccgagGCACAGCACCTGTTCGACCAAATGCCCGCAAGGACCGCCGTCACCTGGAACACGCTCATCCACGGCCACGCGCGGTCGGCCGCGCCCGGCCTCGCCGTGGCGGCCTTCGCGCGCATGGCGCGCGCCGGCGTCTCCCCCACCGCGTCGTCCGTGTCCAGCGTCCTGGTCGCCTGCGTCAGGCTGGAGGATGCTGCTGCTGGAGCAACGCTGCACTCCGTTGGCCTCATGCATGGCTTCTGTGCTTCTGTCGTCGTCGGCACTGCCTTGGTGGACATGTACGCCAAATGCCATCATCTGGGCGCCGCGCAGCAGGTGTTTCGGGAGATGGAAGAAAAGAACGTGGCCACTTTCACGGCGCTCGTGGCAGGGTTCGTTCTAAGCAGAAGGCCTCATGACGCCATGCTGTTGGTCAGGGAGATGGAACGCTCTGGTGTGGCACCAAACTTGATGACATACAGCAGCCTTCTCAGCTCATTCGCGAGCCCGGAGGACATAGATCATGGGAAGCAAGTTCATTGCGCGGTGCTTAAGAAGGGCTTGGAGCACGATCAGTTTGTTCTGTCTGCTCTTGTGACCATGTACTCCAAGTGCGGCATTTTGGAAAATTTTGTCAAGGTGCAGATGTCTGTTTCATGTCAAGATCAGGTATCATTCAATTCCGTGATCTCTGGGCTCTCCTGTCTGGGAAGAGGTAAAGAGGCGTTTCAACACTTCTTGGAAATGAGAAGGCACGGCACTGATATGGATGTGTTCACCTTTGCCAGCGTATTGAAGGCTATAGGTAGCTCATCCTCATTGCTAGAGGGAAGGCAGGTTCATACTCTTATTCTGAAGATTGGATATGATTCTGTTGTGGATGTCCAGAACAGCCTGATTTCCATGTATGCCAGACATGGTGCAATAGGGGAATCCAATGGCGTCTTCATTTCAATGGAAGCACCTAATTTGGTTTCTTGGAATTCACTAATGTCAGGATGTGCTCAACATGGCCATGGAAAGGAGGTAGTTGAGATGTTTGAACAAATGAGGAGGCTACATGTTCAGCCAGACCACATAACCTTCTTGTCGGTCCTTACAGCTTGCAGCCATGTTGGCTTGGTAGATAAAGGGCTCGAGTATTTCAACTTGATGAAAGATAAAGGGTATCTTGTGGGAGCAAGGACAGAGCACTATGCTTGTATGGTTGATCTTCTTGGTCGAGCAGGCTATCTCAATGAAGCTGAATACTTGATTAATGGCATGCCTATAAAACCTGGTGCTTCAGTATACAGAGCTCTGCTCAGTGCCTGCCAGATTCATGGGAACCTTGAGATTGTAATCCGGGTGTCCAAGCGCCTAATTGAGCTAAATCCTCATGACTCATCTGTTCATGTTCAGTTATCAAATGCCTTTGCTGGTGATGGCCGTTGGGGTAATGCTGC